TTAACACCTTGTCCTTTTTATAGGAGAAATAGGCATATGCAACACGGTTTGAGCGCCCGACTCGTCCACGCAATTGATACAACTGGCTTAGTCCCATTCGGTCAGCATCATACACAATTAATGTATTAACATTTGGAATGTCTACACCCGTTTCAATGATGGTGGTACTGACTAGTACATCATATTCTCCTTCAAGAAAGCCAAACATGACATTCTCAAGCTCTGTTTCATTCATTCTTCCATGGGCAATTGCAATTTTAGCATCCTGAACCAGCGAACCAATTTCACGTGCAATTGAATCAATATTTTCCACTCTGTTATATAAAAAGAATACTTGCCCACCTCGAGCCATTTCCCGCTCAATTGCCTCCCTAATTAGAATCGGGTTGTATTCTACCACATAGGTTTGAATCGGGAAACGGTTTTCTGGCGGTGTTTCTATCACAGATAAATCGCGAACACCAAGCATGGACATGTGCAAGGTACGCGGAATTGGTGTTGCCGTTAATGTTAAAACATCGACATTTGTCTTCATCTGCTTAATCTTCTCTTTATGCTTCACACCAAATCGCTGTTCTTCATCGACGATCAATAAACCTAAATCCCGGTATTGCACATCCTTGGACAATAAGCGATGGGTTCCAATAACAATATCGACCAGCCCGCTTTTCAGACCGACAGTTGTTTCTTTCAGCTGTTTTGACGTGCGGAACCTGCTTAGTAAGCCAATATTAACTGCCTGATCCTGGAAACGCTCACGGATAGTTTCATAGTGCTGCTGAGCCAAAATGGTAGTTGGAACAAGAATAGCAACCTGTTTACCATCAGCAACCGCCTTAAATGCAGCACGGATTGCCACTTCTGTTTTACCATACCCTACATCTCCACATAACAGGCGATCCATTGGCCGTTGTTTTTCCATGTCGAGCTTAATTTCTTCAATACATCTTATTTGGTCATCCGTCTCCTGGTATGGAAAAGCTGCTTCAAATTCACGTTGCATTTCCGTTTCCTCGGAGAAGGCAAACCCTTTTTTCGCTTCTCGCTCTGCGTACAGCTTAATCAAATCATCTGCAATATCTTCAACAGACGATTGAACTTTACGCTTCACCTTGGCCCATTCACTGCCGCCAAGTTTATACAGCTTTGGCTCTTTTCCTTCTGACCCAACAAATTTCTGTACCAAATCTATCTGGTCAATCGGTACAAAGAGTTTGTCATCACTGGCATAACGAATCAGCATATAATCCTTATGCATATCACTTACTTCCAGTGTCTCTATCCCGATGTATTTGCCAATCCCGTGATTAGCATGGACGACATAATCCCCTATTTTTAATTCCTGATAACTTTTGATGCGCTCTGCATTGGAAATCTTTTGTTTCTTTCTAACTCGTTTCGTTTTTTTCTTAAATAATTCATTTTCAGTAATCAAAACCAATTTATGCATTGGCAATTCAATACCGCTGCTTATGTTCCCTATCGTTATAGTAGGCTTTTCAACCGGCAGCATTAATTTGTCCATTTTCACTGCCTCTATATCATAGTCTGCAAAAATAGTATGGACTTTCTCCATTCGCTTCTTATTTGGCACTAAAATAACTACCGATGAATCACTCTTTGACCACCGATTTAATTCATTTTTAAACAAATGCATTTGACCATGAAATTCCTGCATCGAACGAGATGATAAATTAATGATATTTTGTGGTTGCGTATTTGGAATATGGCGCATAAAAACAGACATATACAGCCTTGGCTGGCTCATATTTTGCCATACATCATGCCAATCAAAGGAAAATGTACTATTCTGGACCATTTTATTGGCTTCAAGCAAATGACTGTACCACTCAGCCTCTTCAGCATCAATATTAGTGGCTGTTTCTTGAATCCTGCTCATTTCGTCCAGAATGATTAATCCATTCTTTGGTAAATAATCTAACAAACTAGCAGGATTACTATAAAGAAAGCCAATGTATTTATACATTTCCTGAAAATGTTCCAGATTTTTTAACCGCTCAAGGTCATGATTCAGTGCTCCTGAAAGTGTTTCCTTGGCATCATTAGTCTTTAACTTTTTCAATGTCTCCGCTAAGGCTGCCTCAATACGGTTTGCCCCTGATAGAATATCTTCTTCCGTGAGTAATAATTCTGTAGCCGGACCAATAACAACATTATCTTTCTTGTCCAATGACCGTTGAGTATCTGCATCAAAATAACGAATTGAATCTACTTCCTCGTCAAAAAGCTCAATCCGTATTGGATGCTCCTCCGTGATTGGGTAAATATCAATAATTCCGCCACGCCGACTAAACTCACCAGGGGTTGTCACCATTGTCTGGCGCTCATAACCCATATCTACTAGTGAGTTTAAATACGTATCTATGTCAATATCTTCGCCAAGTGTAAAGCGAAGTTGATATTTCTCCCAATAACTGGTTGGAGGCAAAATCCGTTTCAATGCGGCAACTGGTGCAATCAGAATGCCCGATTTCTTTTTGGACCATTCCGTTAGCGCCTCAATCCGCTGACTTCTTAATTCTGGACTTGCAATTGCAATTTCTGATGCAATTAATTCATTTACTGGATATAAATGAACATGCTGATCACCCATAAACTCTGAGAGATCATCATACAACTGCTGCGCCTGAACCAGCTGATGTGTAACAAGCAAGACTGGCTTACTTACCGACTCCTCAATAACAGAAACAAGGATACTCCTGGCTGAGCCCGTAAGCCCCGCAACAAGCTGTTCCTGCATCCCGGAATTAATCCCGCTTATAATCGACTGTATATCGTCCTTTGACTGTAAGAACGTATCAATACCCTTCAAAGTAAAAACCCCCAAAAATTATGTAAAGAGCAGAACTTACCGTATAGTGCGACCCTTATAGTCTATCCTTTTCTCTTTCTTGCACTTTAAGAAAGTATAAATCTTTATCGGTATAAAGTATAAAAAAATCTAGGCTTTCGCCATTAGTTCTTGGCGACAAGCCAAGATTTTCTAATAATGACAAATGTATACTCATTTGGTAAGCGCAAAAATGCTTTGGTTAAGAAACCAAAGCTTTGCTAAGCTATTCTATTGGATAAAAAAATCAAGTTCATGATAGTGCGGATTCTGTCCTAATGCTGCTTCACAGTTTTCACAAATAGTCTTGATTTGGACATCTCCGTTATCTTTATATTGTACCATTTCTTTTATATCCTCTGTTGTTAATTTATCAAGACCTAGAGTAGCGGAGTCAATCACTGACTGGTCGATTTTCCCAACCTCATTTCCACAATGCCTGCATGTATAGACAATAGACATGAAAATACCTCCTCAGATAAACAATGGGGTATCCTAAAGTTTGTCCGAAATTGGCATTTTTATACTGGCTTTCTGTACGTCGCTGATCAGTCGCCTCCGCTTTTCTTGTCCAGCTGTGGCTCCTAGAAGCTGCCGTCATAAGCAATGGACACTCCGAACGCTCTAACCCATGCGTTCTTCGGTCCCTTGCTTATGCGTCCGCTTCTGAACAGTCGCCTCCGCTTTTCTTTTGTCCAGCTGTGGCTCCTAGCGACTAGCAAATAGTTAGTACTGATGAATGTACGTAAAGTTCAACGTACTTTCACAGTCCTATCTATTTGTACGTCGCTGATCAGTCGCCTCCGCTTTTCTTGTCCAGCTGCGGCTCCTAGAAGCTGCCGTCATAAGCAATGGACACTTCGAACGCTTAAACCCTTGCGTTCTTTGGTCCCTTGCTTATGCGTCCGCTTCTGACCAGTCGCCTCCGCTTTTCTTAGTTATATTCATTCATTACTTCGTTGAATGGTTTTTCTAGCCAGGTTTCGAATGCGTCGGCTGCTTTTTGAATACTTTCCTGAACATTGGCTGCTTCATCTTTTGGAAACACTCCCAGTACGTAGTCAATCACAGGCTGTGCATTAGCAGGCCTTCCAACACCGATTCTGATTCGTTTAAATTCTTTCGTACCTAAATGATTAATCGTTGATTTTATCCCATTGTGGCCACCTGGTCCACCTTTTTGACGAAGGCGGATTTTTCCTGTTGGCAGATCCAAATCATCATAGACAATCACCACATCTTCCGTTGCAATATCATAATAATCCAAAAGTGGCCTTATTGCTTCGCCTGAAAGGTTCATATACGTTTGCGGCTGCAGCAATAATACTTTTTCTTTACCAATATGCTCAAGTGCATACTTGCCATTAAATTTTGATTTATTCAGGTCAAATGAGTGACGATTCAACAGTTCATCGATGACCATAAATCCAATATTATGCCTGGTCGCCTTATATTTTTTCCCGGGATTAC
This Virgibacillus phasianinus DNA region includes the following protein-coding sequences:
- the mfd gene encoding transcription-repair coupling factor; this translates as MKGIDTFLQSKDDIQSIISGINSGMQEQLVAGLTGSARSILVSVIEESVSKPVLLVTHQLVQAQQLYDDLSEFMGDQHVHLYPVNELIASEIAIASPELRSQRIEALTEWSKKKSGILIAPVAALKRILPPTSYWEKYQLRFTLGEDIDIDTYLNSLVDMGYERQTMVTTPGEFSRRGGIIDIYPITEEHPIRIELFDEEVDSIRYFDADTQRSLDKKDNVVIGPATELLLTEEDILSGANRIEAALAETLKKLKTNDAKETLSGALNHDLERLKNLEHFQEMYKYIGFLYSNPASLLDYLPKNGLIILDEMSRIQETATNIDAEEAEWYSHLLEANKMVQNSTFSFDWHDVWQNMSQPRLYMSVFMRHIPNTQPQNIINLSSRSMQEFHGQMHLFKNELNRWSKSDSSVVILVPNKKRMEKVHTIFADYDIEAVKMDKLMLPVEKPTITIGNISSGIELPMHKLVLITENELFKKKTKRVRKKQKISNAERIKSYQELKIGDYVVHANHGIGKYIGIETLEVSDMHKDYMLIRYASDDKLFVPIDQIDLVQKFVGSEGKEPKLYKLGGSEWAKVKRKVQSSVEDIADDLIKLYAEREAKKGFAFSEETEMQREFEAAFPYQETDDQIRCIEEIKLDMEKQRPMDRLLCGDVGYGKTEVAIRAAFKAVADGKQVAILVPTTILAQQHYETIRERFQDQAVNIGLLSRFRTSKQLKETTVGLKSGLVDIVIGTHRLLSKDVQYRDLGLLIVDEEQRFGVKHKEKIKQMKTNVDVLTLTATPIPRTLHMSMLGVRDLSVIETPPENRFPIQTYVVEYNPILIREAIEREMARGGQVFFLYNRVENIDSIAREIGSLVQDAKIAIAHGRMNETELENVMFGFLEGEYDVLVSTTIIETGVDIPNVNTLIVYDADRMGLSQLYQLRGRVGRSNRVAYAYFSYKKDKVLTEIAEKRLQAIKEFTELGSGFKIAMRDLSIRGAGNLLGAQQHGFIDSVGFDMYSQMLKDAIDARKFGKDVIDMKPFEPELALKIDAYIPDTYIKDEKQKIDMYKRFQTLTSNDDFEELREELIDRFGDYPEEVANLFDVSSLKMHARNERVESITEKNKKMELLVDENRSQQIDGSKLFTLANEFGRGVQLGTDNKKLKITIQWAKDDFHKRYDTTSQFMEKLAAVNRND
- a CDS encoding anti-sigma-F factor Fin family protein — protein: MSIVYTCRHCGNEVGKIDQSVIDSATLGLDKLTTEDIKEMVQYKDNGDVQIKTICENCEAALGQNPHYHELDFFIQ
- the pth gene encoding aminoacyl-tRNA hydrolase; this encodes MKCIVGLGNPGKKYKATRHNIGFMVIDELLNRHSFDLNKSKFNGKYALEHIGKEKVLLLQPQTYMNLSGEAIRPLLDYYDIATEDVVIVYDDLDLPTGKIRLRQKGGPGGHNGIKSTINHLGTKEFKRIRIGVGRPANAQPVIDYVLGVFPKDEAANVQESIQKAADAFETWLEKPFNEVMNEYN